The genomic window AATAGAACTAAATCTAAATTAAGAGCTTTTAAGCTACATAATAAAATTTCAAATCAAAGAAAAGACTTTTCACATAGGTTGTCTTACTATTTTATATCTAATTATAAAAATACAATAATAAAAAACTTATCAGTTAAAGGTATGCAAAAAGGAATTTTTGGGAAAAGTATTAATAATTTAGGATGGCATGAGTTTGTAAGAAAATTATCATATAAATTAGAACGGCATGGATTTTGTTTTCATAAAGTAGATAGATATTTTCCATCAATCAAATTATGATGTAATAATTGTTGTATTAAAAATATAACTCTAAAATTAAGGGATACTAGGTGGACTTTTAACAGTCATGGTGCCATGTATTATGGAAATATAAATATGGCTCTAAATCGTTAAGGTCTATTGCTGTAAATAAATAAAAATCAAGGCAGGAACTGCCTAAAGTAAAGCTTGTGGGACCATGCTTCTAGTGGATGCCC from Borreliella spielmanii includes these protein-coding regions:
- a CDS encoding transposase; amino-acid sequence: MPKKVGKKQKGYINRTKSKLRAFKLHNKISNQRKDFSHRLSYYFISNYKNTIIKNLSVKGMQKGIFGKSINNLGWHEFVRKLSYKLERHGFCFHKVDRYFPSIKL